CGTCATCACGTGACGGATGCGGCGGTGCAGCGGGCAATCAAGATGGCGGCGGCGAGGGCGGGATTGATGAAACAGGTGTCGGCATGTGTTGCGGCATTCGTTTGCCACCCATTTGCTGGAGGGCGGGACGGACATCCGCACGGTGCAGGATTTGTTGGGGCACAAGGACGTGAAGACCACGCAGATTTACACGCATGTGATGAAGAAACCGGGGTTGGGTGTGAGGAGTTTGCTGGATGGATGAACGGTTTCGGGTGTTGTAGGCCCGGTGACCTCACCGGGCGCAGGTCCAACCACCGCGTCAGGGGACGCGGCCTACAACGGGCGGAAAACGGAGGACGCACGGTTTCGGGTGTTGTAGGCCCGGTGACCTCACCGGGCGCAAGTCCAACCGCCGCGTCAGGGGACGCGGCCTACAAGGGGCGCAAAAGACAGAAACCGGGATTTGGCGTGAGAAGCCCGTTGAACGGGTGTTGTAGGCCCGGTGATCTCACCGGGCGCAGGTCCAACCGCCGCGTCGGGGGACGCGGCCTACAGACGCGGAATTCGCCCGGTCAGGGGACCGGGCCTACAGGGCGCGGCGGTCGGTGATTTGTGCGTGGAGCGGAACGTCCGTCGCCTCGACTGTTCTAACTGCGCGGTAGATTTCCGTTAGAGCCGTTCGCGTCCGCCGTAGCCTGATTCCAGGTCGTGCCAGAACTCGATGTCCTCTTCGTCCTGTTCCCAACAGAGAAACACCTCCTTCCCGCCGATGATGGCGGGAAAATCGATCAGACCACGATCGAGGTCCTTGATTTGAATCTCCCGTTTGTGGAATTCGCGCAGGGTCTTTTGGACGCCGGCGAGTGTTTTGACCCATTGATTGACGGTTTCGCCGCCCGCGTCCCTGCCGTCGGCCAGCAACCGGGCCAGCTGCTGGTCGTATTCCTCCAGTTGGTGGCGCGATTCGGAAAGTTCCTTGAGCCAGCGGCGGATCCGGGGCAGCAGCGCACGCGCCTCGTCGCGCGTGTAGTGTTTCTTGAAACGGTGCCGCATGGATTACTCCGGCGGCGTTCCGGTGCGGGCCGTGTCGAGTTTCCTTTTCACCTGTTCGTTCGGTTCCAGCTCGACTGATTTCCGCCAGGCATCGCGCGCCTTGTCGAGTTGCTTCAACCCGGCATAAATGTCCCCCAGGTGGTCGTAGAGGGTCGGGTCCGGCTCCTTGGATTGTTGCACGGCCTGTTGCAACCAGCCGAGCGCGCCGCGCGGCTGCCTGAGTTTGAACAGGACCCAGCCCATGCTGTCGAGGTAGGCCGGATTTTTTGGCTCCAGTTCGAGCGCGCGTCCGATAAGTTTTTTCGCCTCGTCGAGGTTTTCCCCGCGGTCCGCCCACATGTAGCC
This genomic interval from Candidatus Angelobacter sp. contains the following:
- a CDS encoding DUF2203 domain-containing protein, with product MRHRFKKHYTRDEARALLPRIRRWLKELSESRHQLEEYDQQLARLLADGRDAGGETVNQWVKTLAGVQKTLREFHKREIQIKDLDRGLIDFPAIIGGKEVFLCWEQDEEDIEFWHDLESGYGGRERL